The following are encoded together in the Daucus carota subsp. sativus chromosome 5, DH1 v3.0, whole genome shotgun sequence genome:
- the LOC108221889 gene encoding protein DELETION OF SUV3 SUPPRESSOR 1(I): protein MAETKIEEKVEEAAKIDLFEDDDEFEEFEIGLEFEEKNEIGTDVTQEWEDDWDDDDVNDDFSVQLRKELQNDTSEEK, encoded by the exons ATGGCGGAAACAAAAATTGaggagaaagttgaagaggccgCGAAAATCGACTTGTTTGAAGACGATGATGAGTTTGAAGAGTTCGAAATCGGTCTCG AGTTTGAGGAGAAGAACGAGATAGGGACGGATGTAACACAGGAGTGGGAGGATGATTGGGATGATGATGATGTCAATGATGACTTCTCGGTGCAGCTAAGGAAGGAGTTGCAGAATGATACGAGTGAGGAGAAGTGA
- the LOC108221092 gene encoding uncharacterized protein LOC108221092, with translation MAMNSHDFSSIDIEETNEDEAQAEVMFAKRRCCFCLPHLNSPDSSSPAAGSRWWSKFRSPENNDGVWTRGIESVKKVREWSEIVAGPKWKTFIRRFNRSSKSGLVSSKSSKFQYDPLSYALNFDEGPGQNGDSDQVDDYLCRNFSSRYANVAKASAENDAKIVKSLI, from the coding sequence ATGGCGATGAACAGTCATGATTTTTCATCTATCGATATAGAAGaaacaaatgaagatgaagcACAAGCAGAAGTGATGTTCGCTAAGCGACGCTGCTGTTTCTGCTTGCCGCATTTGAATTCGCCTGATTCGTCGTCTCCGGCGGCCGGGAGTCGGTGGTGGAGCAAGTTCCGGTCACCGGAGAACAACGACGGCGTATGGACGCGGGGGATTGAGTCGGTGAAGAAGGTTCGCGAGTGGTCCGAAATTGTCGCGGGGCCGAAGTGGAAAACTTTCATCCGGCGGTTTAATCGGAGTAGTAAGAGCGGCTTAGTGAGCAGTAAGAGTTCGAAGTTTCAGTATGATCCGTTGAGTTACGCGCTTAATTTCGATGAAGGACCGGGGCAGAACGGCGATTCGGATCAGGTTGATGATTATTTGTGTCGCAATTTCTCGTCGAGATATGCTAATGTGGCGAAAGCATCGGCTGAGAACGATGCGAAGATTGTGAAAAGTTTGATTTGA
- the LOC108221200 gene encoding probable inactive receptor kinase At2g26730: MSLFPVGLVFVACLLFGLASSEEQDVVTALVEFMEKLSPGNAQRGMNWGWNDTSDPCADKWEGITCDKNLQFVKKIILDEYNLTGVLDTESLCQTSTLLVLSLVRNNIGGDLGEDISGCKNLTHLYLSENRFSGSLPGSVSKLSNLKRLNVSYNSFTGELPDMSKVTGLLSYLAENNQFSGGIPQLEFSNLVDFNVSDNNLTGPIPDAAGRLSNNSFSGNPGLCGKPLLNVCPTVSPPPGKGSSQYLMYSGYAVLALIVVLLVAFVVVKRMKSKKKKVKVSPRVVRRDDSDTTSTNFRHGGTRSEFSLTSAETGDTTSSLVVVSTPMVNGMRFDDLLRAPAELLGRGRHGSLYKVKPDAGVTLVVKRIKDWSIPKDDFKKKMQRVGQVIHPNVLPVVAYYSSKEEKLLVYEYQQNGSLFRILHGSQNGQMFNWGSRLNLAASISAALAFMHEELGFDGIAHGNLKSSNIMLNEDMEACLSEYGLMEVPNQTRSKTSNAKADNPDAAPAYTLKDDINSFGEILLELLTGQQVQNKGPDVARWAHSVAKEEWMVQVFDESLTSEGASEERIVNLFQVALKCINALPDSRPSMKLIAEMINSIKEEEERSISC, translated from the exons ATGTCTTTGTTCCCTGTAGGACTAGTTTTTGTCGCGTGCCTACTCTTCGGGCTGGCCAGCTCAGAAGAACAGGATGTTGTAACCGCGTTAGTTGAATTCATGGAGAAACTCTCTCCTGGAAATGCTCAGAGAGGTATGAATTGGGGATGGAATGATACTTCAGACCCCTGTGCTGATAAGTGGGAAGGGATTACTTGTGATAAAAATTTACAATTCGTGAAAAAGATTATTCTTGACGAATATAATCTGACAGGAGTGCTTGATACCGAATCTCTGTGTCAGACGAGTACGCTTCTTGTTTTGAGCCTTGTTAGGAACAATATTGGTGGAGACTTGGGAGAAGACATATCAGGCTGCAAGAATCTGACTCACTTGTACTTAAGTGAGAATCGTTTCTCGGGATCACTTCCTGGTTCTGTCTCCAAGTTGAGTAATCTGAAAAGGCTTAATGTATCGTATAACAGCTTCACAGGAGAGTTGCCTGATATGTCAAAGGTCACGGGCTTGTTAAGTTACCTGGCTGAAAACAATCAGTTCAGTGGAGGGATACCTCAACTGGAATTCTCTAACCTGGTAGATTTTAATGTCTCTGACAACAATCTTACTGGCCCGATTCCTGATGCTGCTGGTCGTCTCAGCAACAACAGCTTTTCAGGGAATCCTGGATTATGTGGAAAGCCACTGTTGAATGTGTGTCCAACCGTTTCTCCCCCGCCTGGAAAGGGATCAAGTCAGTATCTTATGTACTCTGGTTACGCTGTTCTTGCCTTGATTGTAGTACTTTTGGTTGCTTTCGTTGTAGTCAAGAGAATGAAATCTAAAAAAAAGAAGGTTAAAGTCTCTCCAAGGGTAGTCAGGAGAGATGATAGTGATACGACTAGCACTAATTTTAGGCATGGAGGAACTAGGTCTGAATTTTCTCTGACATCTGCTGAGACGGGGGATACAACATCGTCCCTGGTGGTTGTTTCTACTCCAATGGTGAATGGGATGAGATTTGATGATTTGCTTCGGGCTCCAGCAGAACTACTAGGACGAGGGAGACATGGAAGCCTCTACAAGGTGAAACCTGATGCTGGTGTGACCCTGGTTGTAAAACGGATCAAGGACTGGTCAATTCCTAAAGACGATTTCAAGAAGAAGATGCAGAGAGTAGGCCAAGTAATACATCCGAACGTGTTACCAGTTGTTGCCTACTATTCTTCCAAGGAGGAGAAGCTGTTAGTTTATGAATATCAGCAAAATGGAAGTCTCTTCAGAATTCTACATG GATCACAAAATGGACAAATGTTTAACTGGGGAAGCAGACTCAACCTGGCCGCTAGCATCTCTGCAGCCCTGGCTTTTATGCACGAGGAGCTCGGTTTTGACGGGATAGCTCATGGCAATCTAAAATCATCCAACATTATGCTAAATGAGGACATGGAAGCATGTCTCAGTGAATACGGCCTAATGGAGGTCCCCAATCAAACCCGATCAAAAACCAGCAATGCAAAAGCTGATAATCCGGATGCTGCTCCTGCATACACCTTAAAGGACGACATCAATAGCTTCGGTGAAATCCTTCTGGAACTGCTCACAGGGCAACAAGTACAAAATAAAGGACCTGATGTGGCTAGATGGGCGCATTCAGTTGCGAAAGAAGAATGGATGGTTCAAGTGTTCGACGAGTCCCTCACCTCAGAAGGCGCCAGTGAAGAAAGGATCGTAAATCTCTTCCAGGTGGCTCTCAAGTGCATAAATGCATTGCCAGATTCCAGGCCAAGTATGAAGCTAATTGCAGAAATGATCAACTCTataaaggaagaagaagaaagatcaATCAGCTGTTGA